The following proteins are encoded in a genomic region of Ovis canadensis isolate MfBH-ARS-UI-01 breed Bighorn chromosome 16, ARS-UI_OviCan_v2, whole genome shotgun sequence:
- the PTGER4 gene encoding prostaglandin E2 receptor EP4 subtype: MTAPGTNASSSQASNPLNSPVTIPAVMFIFGVVGNLVAIVVLCKSRKEQKETTFYTLVCGLAVTDLLGTLLVSPVTIATYLKGQWPGGHALCEYSTFILLFFGLSGLSIICAMSIERYLAINHAYFYSHYVDKRLAGLTLFAVYASNVLFCALPSMGLGSSRLQYPATWCFIDWTTNVTAHAAFSYMYAGFSSFLILATVLCNVLVCGALLRMHRQFMRRTSLGTEQQHHAAAAAVALAPTACRAPPAASSPALPRLSDFRRRRSFRRIAGAEIQMVILLIATSLVVLICSIPLVVRVFVNQLYRPHLEPVISKNPDLQAIRIASVNPILDPWIYILLRKTVLSKAIEKIKCLFCRIGGSRRERSGPHCSDSRRTSSAVSGHSRSFLSRELKEISSTSQTLLYTPELSENGFGGGRNLLPGVPGVGLTQIDSTSLRTLRISETSDSSQGQDSESFLLVDEVGGSCRAGPAPKGSSLQVTFPSETLNLSEKCI; encoded by the exons ATGACCGCCCCTGGGACCAATGCATCATCCTCCCAGGCCTCCAACCCACTGAACAGCCCAGTGACCATCCCGGCGGTGATGTTCATCTTCGGCGTGGTGGGCAACCTGGTGGCCATCGTGGTGCTCTGTAAGTCGCGCAAAGAGCAGAAGGAGACGACTTTCTACACACTGGTATGCGGGCTGGCGGTCACCGACCTGCTGGGCACGTTGTTGGTGAGCCCGGTGACCATCGCCACCTACTTGAAGGGCCAGTGGCCCGGGGGCCACGCGCTGTGCGAGTACAGCACCTTCATCCTGCTCTTCTTCGGCCTGTCGGGGCTCAGCATCATCTGTGCGATGAGTATCGAGCGCTACCTGGCCATCAACCACGCCTACTTCTACAGCCACTACGTGGACAAGCGGCTGGCGGGGCTCACGCTCTTCGCGGTCTACGCGTCCAACGTGCTCTTCTGCGCTCTGCCCAGCATGGGCCTGGGCAGTTCGCGGCTGCAGTACCCGGCCACCTGGTGCTTCATCGACTGGACCACCAACGTGACAGCGCACGCCGCCTTCTCCTACATGTATGCGGGCTTCAGTTCCTTCCTCATCCTCGCCACCGTGCTCTGCAACGTGCTCGTGTGCGGCGCGCTGCTCCGCATGCACCGACAGTTCATGCGCCGCACCTCGCTGGGCACCGAGCAGCAGCACcacgcggccgccgccgccgtcgcCTTGGCCCCGACCGCCTGCCGGGCTCCCCCGGccgcctcctccccagccctgccGCGCCTCAGCGACTTTCGCCGCCGCCGGAGCTTCCGCCGCATCGCGGGCGCGGAGATCCAGATGGTCATCTTACTCATCGCCACCTCCCTGGTGGTGCTCATCTGCTCCATTCCACTTGTG GTGCGGGTGTTCGTCAACCAGTTATATCGGCCACACCTGGAGCCAGTCATCAGCAAAAACCCAGATTTGCAGGCCATCCGAATTGCTTCTGTGAACCCCATCCTGGACCCCTGGATATACATCCTCCTGCGGAAGACAGTGCTCAGTAAAGCCATAGAGAAGATCAAATGCCTCTTCTGCCGCATCGGCGGGTCGCGCAGGGAGCGTTCGGGGCCGCACTGCTCAGACAGCAGAAGGACGTCCTCCGCCGTGTCCGGCCACTCCCGCTCCTTCCTCTCCCGGGAGCTCAAGGAGATCAGCAGCACGTCGCAGACCCTCCTGTACACGCCAGAACTCAGTGAAAACGGCTTCGGGGGAGGCAGGAATCTGCTGCCAGGTGTGCCCGGCGTGGGCCTGACCCAAATAGACAGCACGTCGCTTAGGACTCTGCGGATATCGGAGACCTCAGACTCCTCACAGGGGCAGGACTCGGAGAGCTTCTTACTGGTGGACGAGGTTGGCGGGAGCTGCAGGGCTGGGCCTGCCCCCAAGGGGAGCTCCCTGCAAGTCACGTTTCCCAGTGAAACGCTGaacttatcagaaaaatgcatatAG